One region of Halomicrobium sp. LC1Hm genomic DNA includes:
- the purF gene encoding amidophosphoribosyltransferase, which yields MHEKCGVVGIALQDRDAARPLYYSLYALQHRGQESAGIVTHDGFQQHSHVEMGLVGDVFEPDDLASLNGSNGIGHVRYPTAGSVDSCCAQPFSVSFKSGSLGLSHNGNLVNADEIRDELANLGHAFTSDGDTEVIAHDLARNLLEADLVRAVKRTMSRIHGSYALTISHDDTVMGVRDPEGNRPLCIGKLDDGYVLTSESAAIDTLDGELIRDVRPGELVVLHDDGTGFDSYQLVEQENTAHCFFEHVYFARPDSTIDDNLVYEVRRELGRKLWDESGVDSDVVLPVPDSGRAFASGYAEAAQESGVDIEFAEGLMKNRYVGRTFIMPTQDERERAVRLKLNPIKSTIEGKTVTIIDDSIVRGTTSTQLIELLKDAGAEEVHVRIGAPAIISPCYMGIDMATRDELIAADRSIEEIRDEIQADSLSYLSVEAIAQSLEKGQDELCLGCVTGEYPYDIEGEETDRDVDRPVIGDQTMEADD from the coding sequence ATGCACGAAAAGTGCGGCGTCGTCGGCATCGCACTCCAAGACCGTGACGCCGCCCGCCCGCTTTACTACTCTCTCTACGCTCTCCAGCACCGCGGCCAGGAGTCGGCCGGTATCGTCACCCACGACGGCTTCCAGCAACACAGCCACGTCGAGATGGGGCTGGTCGGCGACGTGTTCGAACCCGACGATCTGGCGTCGCTAAACGGCTCGAACGGGATCGGACACGTTCGCTATCCGACGGCCGGCAGCGTCGACTCCTGCTGTGCGCAGCCGTTCTCGGTCTCGTTCAAGTCCGGCTCCCTGGGACTGTCCCACAACGGGAACCTCGTCAACGCCGACGAGATTCGCGACGAACTCGCGAACCTCGGCCACGCGTTCACGAGCGACGGCGACACGGAGGTCATCGCCCACGATCTGGCCCGGAACCTCCTCGAAGCCGACCTCGTCCGTGCGGTCAAGCGGACGATGTCACGGATTCACGGCTCCTACGCCCTGACGATCTCTCACGACGACACCGTCATGGGCGTTCGTGACCCGGAGGGCAACCGACCGCTGTGTATCGGCAAGCTCGACGACGGCTACGTGCTCACCTCGGAGTCGGCCGCCATCGACACGCTCGACGGCGAGCTGATCAGAGACGTCAGGCCCGGCGAGCTGGTCGTGCTCCACGACGACGGCACCGGCTTCGACAGCTACCAGCTCGTCGAACAGGAGAACACGGCCCACTGCTTCTTCGAACACGTCTACTTTGCGCGCCCCGACTCGACCATCGACGACAATCTGGTCTACGAGGTGCGGCGCGAGCTGGGCCGGAAGCTCTGGGACGAGTCCGGCGTCGACAGCGACGTCGTCCTCCCGGTGCCCGACTCCGGGCGGGCCTTCGCCTCCGGCTACGCCGAGGCGGCCCAGGAGAGCGGCGTCGACATCGAGTTCGCCGAGGGGCTGATGAAAAACCGGTACGTCGGCCGGACGTTCATCATGCCGACCCAGGACGAGCGCGAGCGGGCAGTGCGGCTCAAGCTGAACCCGATCAAGTCGACGATCGAGGGCAAGACCGTCACCATCATCGACGACTCGATCGTCCGCGGGACGACCTCGACGCAGCTGATCGAGCTGCTGAAGGACGCGGGCGCAGAGGAAGTCCACGTCCGCATCGGTGCCCCCGCGATCATCTCGCCGTGCTACATGGGCATCGACATGGCCACCCGCGACGAGCTGATCGCGGCCGACCGGTCCATCGAGGAGATCCGCGACGAGATCCAGGCCGACTCGCTGTCGTATCTCTCGGTCGAGGCCATCGCACAGAGCCTCGAAAAGGGCCAGGACGAGCTGTGTCTTGGCTGTGTCACCGGCGAGTACCCCTACGACATCGAGGGCGAGGAGACCGACCGCGATGTCGACCGGCCCGTCATCGGCGACCAGACGATGGAAGCCGACGACTGA
- a CDS encoding 50S ribosomal protein L37e, protein MTGAGTPSQGKKNTTTHTKCRRCGEKSYHTKKKVCSACGFGNSAKRRDYEWQSKSGE, encoded by the coding sequence ATGACTGGTGCAGGAACTCCGAGCCAGGGTAAGAAGAACACCACGACGCACACGAAGTGTCGTCGGTGCGGCGAAAAGTCCTATCATACAAAGAAGAAAGTCTGTTCGGCGTGTGGCTTCGGTAACTCGGCCAAACGCCGCGACTACGAGTGGCAGAGCAAATCCGGCGAATAA
- a CDS encoding LSM domain-containing protein — translation MSGRPLDVLEASLGETVTVHLKGGELYEGELSGYDQHMNLVIEDEDTTIIRGDNVVSIKP, via the coding sequence ATGAGTGGACGACCGCTCGACGTGCTCGAGGCGTCACTGGGCGAGACAGTCACCGTACATCTCAAGGGCGGCGAGCTGTACGAAGGTGAGCTCTCGGGCTACGATCAGCACATGAATCTCGTCATCGAAGACGAAGACACAACGATTATACGCGGCGACAACGTCGTCTCTATCAAACCATGA
- a CDS encoding M20/M25/M40 family metallo-hydrolase: MDEDRRRFLDELLSTATPSGYETAGQRVWIDYVESYADEVRVDDYGNAVAVLKGSGDAEVALAGHGDEIGFIVRDVTDDGFLRIDRIGGSDSTVSRGQHVTVHTDDGPIDGVVGQTAIHLRNGEDDDVPGINEQHVDIGAEDGDEAEQLVSRGDPITFEQTISELQNGYLSARGMDNRIGIWAAAEGLRRAAETGTDATVYAVSTVQEEVGVQGAKMVGFDLDPDAAIAVDVTHATDQPDSPGKRSSGVALGDGPVIARGSANHPVLVDAVRDTAETEDIDVQLQATGNRTGTDADAFYTSRGGIPSLNVGLPNRYMHTPVEVIDPADLEAVADLLAGFAAQADALAPFGVDL; the protein is encoded by the coding sequence ATGGACGAGGACCGACGCAGGTTTCTCGACGAACTGCTCTCGACCGCCACGCCCTCCGGCTACGAGACGGCGGGCCAGCGAGTCTGGATCGACTACGTGGAATCGTACGCCGACGAGGTGAGAGTCGACGACTACGGCAACGCCGTCGCAGTGCTGAAGGGAAGCGGTGACGCCGAGGTCGCGCTGGCGGGCCACGGCGACGAGATCGGCTTCATCGTCCGGGACGTGACCGACGACGGCTTCCTGCGGATCGACCGCATCGGCGGCTCGGACAGCACCGTCTCGCGGGGCCAGCACGTCACCGTCCACACCGACGACGGCCCGATCGACGGCGTCGTCGGACAGACGGCGATCCACCTGCGAAACGGCGAGGACGACGACGTGCCCGGGATCAACGAACAACACGTCGACATCGGGGCCGAGGACGGCGACGAGGCCGAACAGTTGGTCTCGCGTGGCGACCCGATCACCTTCGAACAGACGATCAGCGAACTGCAGAACGGCTACCTCTCGGCCCGCGGGATGGACAACCGAATCGGCATCTGGGCGGCCGCGGAGGGACTGCGCCGGGCCGCGGAAACCGGTACCGACGCGACGGTCTACGCCGTCTCGACGGTACAGGAGGAAGTCGGCGTCCAGGGGGCGAAGATGGTCGGCTTCGACCTCGATCCGGACGCCGCGATCGCCGTGGACGTGACCCACGCGACCGACCAGCCGGACTCGCCGGGAAAGCGCTCCAGCGGCGTCGCGCTCGGTGACGGCCCGGTGATCGCCCGCGGGAGCGCGAACCACCCCGTGCTGGTCGACGCGGTCAGAGACACCGCCGAGACCGAGGACATCGACGTGCAGTTGCAGGCGACGGGCAACCGAACCGGCACCGACGCCGACGCCTTCTACACGTCGCGTGGCGGGATCCCGTCGCTCAACGTCGGTCTCCCCAACCGCTACATGCACACCCCCGTCGAGGTGATCGACCCGGCAGACCTCGAAGCCGTGGCAGACCTCCTGGCCGGCTTCGCGGCCCAGGCCGACGCGCTCGCGCCGTTCGGCGTCGACCTGTGA
- a CDS encoding zinc-dependent metalloprotease, producing the protein MGLYHSVQAVAGASGDGPIDWNAVAAAAKSSTDPGSLALTDRQEAAYADDVRAARDRVRNVADVGFDLPETVEIQNRHHWIDANVETFERVMRPIEQQADLMPGVARVANTGSMAFALSFLGRNVLGQYDPLLLADDGDDHALYFVHPNIEQVASTLAVDPDRFRRWIAFHEVAHAAEFGAAPWLSDHLESTMEDAIGALTEGSIDRASLGELDTTMTAVEGYAELVMDRAFDDEYDDLRRKLDERRGGQGPIAKLIRRLLGLGMKRRQYERGKAFFDAVADERGVAGAGKVWDSPDSLPTDAELDDPAAWLRRVDP; encoded by the coding sequence ATGGGATTGTACCACAGCGTGCAGGCCGTCGCCGGGGCCTCCGGTGACGGACCGATCGACTGGAACGCCGTCGCGGCGGCGGCCAAGAGCTCGACCGATCCCGGCTCGCTGGCACTCACCGATCGGCAGGAGGCGGCCTACGCCGACGACGTGCGTGCCGCTCGCGACCGCGTTCGGAACGTCGCCGACGTCGGCTTCGACCTCCCGGAGACCGTCGAGATCCAGAACCGCCACCACTGGATCGACGCCAACGTCGAGACCTTCGAGCGGGTGATGCGCCCGATCGAACAGCAAGCCGACCTCATGCCCGGCGTCGCCCGCGTCGCCAACACCGGCTCGATGGCGTTCGCGCTCTCCTTTCTGGGCCGGAACGTCCTCGGCCAGTACGATCCGCTCTTGCTGGCCGACGACGGCGACGACCACGCGCTGTACTTCGTCCACCCGAACATCGAACAGGTCGCGTCGACGCTCGCCGTCGACCCCGACCGCTTCCGTCGCTGGATCGCCTTCCACGAGGTCGCCCACGCCGCGGAGTTCGGCGCGGCCCCGTGGCTCTCCGATCACCTGGAGTCGACGATGGAAGACGCCATCGGCGCGCTCACCGAGGGGTCGATCGACCGGGCCTCGCTGGGCGAACTCGACACGACGATGACGGCCGTCGAAGGGTACGCCGAACTCGTCATGGATCGTGCTTTCGACGACGAGTACGACGACCTCCGGCGCAAGCTCGACGAGCGCAGAGGCGGCCAGGGACCGATCGCGAAGTTGATCCGCAGACTGCTCGGGCTGGGGATGAAGCGCCGCCAGTACGAACGGGGGAAGGCCTTCTTCGACGCCGTCGCGGACGAGCGAGGCGTCGCGGGGGCCGGGAAAGTCTGGGACAGCCCCGACTCGCTGCCGACCGACGCCGAGCTGGACGATCCCGCCGCGTGGCTCCGTCGCGTCGACCCGTGA
- a CDS encoding DUF6517 family protein, which produces MRKLAILLSVALVATTAGCGFLLGDEALAFESAPASVSDEALSETGYEQTLNESQTVSREFTVAGQSRQVNVTNHLAQYERSIDLGPLGEQRAAVFATFSSPEVSVASQTFNPISDMSNRELLSQFGSNYDGLSVGQQVENQTHTVLGSEAGVEKYEGTAELGRQSIDVYIHVTTVKHDGDYVVALGLYPQQLSGEETHVFAMLDGLQHGE; this is translated from the coding sequence ATGCGCAAACTGGCGATTCTCCTGTCGGTCGCGCTCGTCGCGACCACGGCCGGCTGTGGCTTTCTCCTCGGCGACGAAGCGCTCGCGTTCGAATCTGCACCCGCGAGTGTCAGCGACGAGGCCCTCTCCGAAACTGGCTACGAGCAGACGCTCAACGAGAGTCAGACGGTCTCTCGGGAGTTTACCGTCGCGGGCCAGAGTCGGCAGGTCAACGTGACGAACCACCTCGCACAGTACGAGCGTTCGATCGACCTCGGCCCGCTGGGCGAACAGCGGGCGGCGGTGTTCGCGACGTTCTCCAGCCCGGAGGTGAGCGTCGCCTCCCAGACGTTCAACCCGATCAGTGACATGTCCAACCGCGAGCTGCTCTCGCAGTTTGGCTCCAACTACGACGGTCTCAGCGTCGGCCAACAGGTCGAGAATCAGACGCACACGGTACTCGGATCCGAGGCGGGCGTCGAGAAGTACGAGGGGACGGCGGAACTCGGCAGGCAGTCCATCGACGTGTACATTCACGTGACGACGGTGAAACACGACGGGGACTACGTCGTGGCGCTGGGGCTCTACCCACAGCAACTCTCCGGCGAGGAGACACACGTCTTCGCGATGCTCGACGGCCTCCAGCACGGCGAATGA
- a CDS encoding DUF4129 domain-containing protein: protein MVPTHRTASRTNAPTRQLLIVATCVVGLLVAAAAMPATAPQPTPPDFLSGESDCQILFSEDPVAGHELTTTVLYDEVPVSDSPVWFNGERVGRTDEDGQVVGTVPYEQTLQVRVELPGGGSCAASIDTGDSDAPLKTVDRSGLGVAAPDGVAQQQAQNGSGAYPVRGRIDLSVDEQPYPGETTTLRATIQGNPVADATVSVDGRTIGRTDADGTIEIRAPIEGDRTLTVHVERGAFERETEIVVLRLDATIRTDALLPLPGQSATVAARLGDRPAVNATALVGGERLGRTDADGHVEMTLPADPTARLTVATADQVATTPVLLAFAPTILLTLLAVLALVGVPAAGYSIAGRRGMAIGSGVAVSVLALAYVFLRFGRTIALLGSLALLAVVGLAAFLRSDYSALQAARATAGWFRRLGRRLAADGLWLSGRLEAAVGSLERRLRRLRDRLTGPDATPLADAGRWLTSLPARLVAFVRALASGPSRLFDSEESDRDDLAAESGHADDETALSRRAQFRRVWRAFAGRVAPETWPRRTAGEVSRRAIDRGLSPGPVRELTDTFRAVEYGDESLTDGQVERARAALNEIRDDSEEGSA, encoded by the coding sequence ATGGTCCCTACGCACCGCACCGCCTCCCGGACGAACGCCCCGACCCGACAGCTCCTGATCGTGGCGACGTGTGTCGTCGGCCTCCTCGTCGCCGCGGCAGCCATGCCAGCCACGGCACCACAGCCGACGCCCCCGGACTTCCTGAGCGGGGAGTCGGACTGTCAGATCCTCTTCTCCGAGGATCCGGTCGCCGGACACGAACTCACCACGACGGTCCTGTACGACGAGGTGCCGGTGTCGGACTCCCCCGTGTGGTTCAACGGCGAACGCGTCGGCCGGACCGACGAGGACGGACAGGTCGTCGGCACCGTCCCCTACGAACAGACCCTGCAGGTCCGGGTCGAACTGCCCGGCGGGGGCAGCTGTGCGGCCAGCATCGACACCGGCGACTCGGACGCGCCGCTGAAGACCGTCGACCGATCTGGCCTCGGTGTCGCCGCCCCCGACGGCGTGGCCCAGCAGCAGGCCCAGAACGGGTCGGGCGCGTACCCCGTTCGTGGCCGGATCGACCTCTCGGTCGACGAACAGCCCTATCCCGGCGAGACGACGACGCTGCGGGCGACGATCCAGGGCAACCCCGTGGCCGACGCGACGGTCTCGGTCGACGGACGGACGATCGGACGGACCGACGCCGACGGCACGATCGAGATCCGCGCGCCGATCGAGGGCGACCGGACGCTCACCGTCCACGTCGAGCGGGGAGCCTTCGAACGCGAGACCGAGATCGTCGTGCTCCGCCTCGACGCGACGATACGGACCGACGCACTGCTCCCGCTGCCGGGGCAGAGCGCGACGGTCGCCGCCCGGCTCGGCGACCGCCCGGCGGTCAACGCTACCGCGCTAGTCGGCGGCGAGCGACTGGGCCGAACCGACGCCGACGGCCACGTCGAGATGACGCTCCCGGCCGACCCGACGGCACGGCTCACCGTCGCGACGGCCGACCAGGTGGCCACCACGCCGGTCCTGCTGGCGTTCGCGCCGACGATCCTGCTGACCCTCCTCGCCGTCCTCGCCCTCGTCGGCGTGCCGGCGGCCGGTTACTCGATCGCCGGTCGCCGTGGTATGGCGATCGGCTCCGGCGTCGCCGTCAGCGTCCTGGCGCTCGCGTACGTGTTCCTCCGCTTTGGCCGGACGATCGCGCTGCTGGGGTCGCTGGCGCTGCTCGCTGTCGTCGGACTCGCCGCCTTCCTCCGGAGCGACTACAGCGCACTCCAGGCGGCCCGAGCGACCGCCGGCTGGTTCCGCCGTCTCGGCCGCCGACTGGCCGCCGACGGCCTGTGGCTGTCCGGGCGACTCGAAGCGGCTGTCGGGAGCCTCGAACGCCGTCTCAGGCGTCTGCGGGACCGATTGACGGGTCCAGACGCGACGCCGCTCGCGGACGCCGGCCGCTGGCTCACGTCGCTTCCCGCCCGCCTGGTCGCGTTCGTCCGCGCGCTCGCTAGCGGACCGAGCCGGCTGTTCGATTCCGAGGAGAGCGACCGCGACGATCTCGCGGCAGAATCCGGACACGCGGACGACGAGACGGCGCTCTCACGGCGCGCACAGTTCCGCCGCGTGTGGCGTGCGTTCGCCGGTCGGGTCGCCCCCGAGACGTGGCCGCGTCGCACGGCCGGCGAGGTCTCCCGTCGGGCGATCGATCGCGGGCTCTCGCCCGGGCCGGTCCGCGAACTGACCGACACGTTCCGGGCCGTCGAGTACGGCGACGAGTCGCTCACCGACGGGCAGGTAGAGCGCGCTCGCGCTGCGCTGAACGAGATCCGCGACGACTCCGAGGAGGGGTCGGCGTGA
- a CDS encoding DUF58 domain-containing protein: MSHQSTRWRATVAAATLFAAAGLVARSGALLLAAIVPLVYLAYSLVTSGPGSVSLSVTRHVEPELSPPGTPVHVTLEVTNEGDRPVSDLRVVDAVPADLAVTRGSPRTGVALEPGATTTIEYVLVARRGVHEFEPPRVRVRSLGGTSVTTLRPTVSGDTRLVCRLDADAPPIDDQGAQFVGDLTTDEPGEGLTFHSTREYRRGDDARRIDWRTYAKTGELTTIDYERRRAASVVLVVDARRISRVSAGPGRPTAVELSAYAATHAVTDFVASGHDIGVAVIGADGPGPAGLHWLAPESGDGQRSRAIDYFRTATEVTGGAPDTDRQLAELLDLVPPGAQLALFSPLLDDLPVEAVQAWRSQGYPAVVLSPDVVTDNTVGGQFEQVQRYTRLARCQATGARATDWRRGTPLPMALAYAFAADARLPSQRPTGAGGVP, translated from the coding sequence ATGAGCCATCAGTCGACGCGCTGGCGGGCGACGGTGGCGGCGGCGACGCTGTTCGCTGCGGCCGGGCTCGTGGCCCGCAGCGGCGCGTTGCTCCTCGCCGCGATCGTTCCGCTGGTGTATCTCGCGTACTCGCTGGTCACGAGCGGTCCCGGCTCGGTCTCGCTCTCGGTCACCCGCCACGTCGAACCGGAGCTGTCGCCGCCCGGGACGCCGGTCCACGTCACGCTCGAAGTGACCAACGAGGGCGACCGGCCGGTGTCAGACCTCCGCGTCGTCGACGCCGTCCCGGCGGATCTGGCGGTGACGCGTGGCTCTCCCCGGACGGGCGTGGCGCTCGAACCCGGCGCGACGACGACGATCGAGTACGTGCTGGTCGCTCGCCGCGGCGTCCACGAGTTCGAACCCCCGCGCGTGAGGGTCCGGAGTCTCGGGGGCACGAGCGTCACGACGCTGCGTCCGACGGTGTCGGGCGACACACGGCTCGTCTGTCGCCTCGACGCGGACGCGCCACCGATCGACGACCAGGGCGCGCAGTTCGTCGGCGACCTGACCACCGACGAACCGGGCGAGGGGCTCACCTTCCACTCGACCCGGGAGTACCGCCGCGGCGACGACGCGCGCCGGATCGACTGGCGGACGTACGCCAAGACCGGCGAGCTGACGACGATCGACTACGAGCGCCGCCGGGCGGCCTCGGTCGTCCTCGTCGTCGACGCTCGCCGCATCAGTCGCGTCTCGGCGGGTCCCGGGCGACCCACTGCCGTCGAACTGTCCGCCTACGCGGCGACCCACGCGGTCACCGACTTCGTCGCCAGCGGTCACGACATCGGCGTCGCGGTGATCGGGGCCGACGGTCCGGGGCCGGCCGGGCTCCACTGGCTGGCTCCAGAGAGCGGCGACGGGCAGCGGTCCCGAGCGATCGACTACTTCCGGACGGCGACGGAGGTGACCGGCGGCGCGCCCGACACCGACCGCCAGCTGGCCGAGCTGCTCGACCTGGTGCCGCCGGGCGCGCAGCTGGCACTGTTCTCGCCGCTGCTCGACGATCTGCCCGTCGAGGCCGTCCAGGCGTGGCGCTCGCAGGGGTACCCCGCCGTCGTCCTCTCGCCGGACGTAGTGACCGACAACACCGTCGGCGGGCAGTTCGAACAGGTCCAGCGGTACACGCGACTGGCCCGCTGTCAGGCGACCGGCGCGCGGGCGACGGACTGGCGACGGGGAACGCCGCTCCCGATGGCGCTGGCGTACGCGTTCGCGGCCGACGCACGGCTACCGAGTCAGCGCCCGACCGGCGCTGGGGGGGTCCCGTAG
- a CDS encoding glycosyl transferase: MALFGPRLDRPSALGDEGRPRATSLTIASLLVFGLFVVATTCPWNYGLRFGDGLVPSLIVPTCARLGRLTLAFGTVTGLLTAGLALLTRERFVSLFVGQICFLPAGAALVAGLTGLVVTSPAYGIFFGGFAVALVALGSTWTDTTSASAVRPALFQEGLTYLSMVGWGIVALVLGGAALLVRTVVGPAGSGPGPTAALSTFLVVVFVGVLSFRLGLRWLPIRQLTPRNRREAVDRRLGQLRLATTVVLIGTLVAVLCVLPAWFLGWFDAVYALVPPARVLFPVLATPIPVVAVLGVGVVTLALGLVALTLRRLTRPVDTTANRLLAPVAAGLVLVLGFLPFALSLIPVPGSVPPIVLVAFLVLGPIALYLLGWTIVAAQYLSLVPERAGGPALAAGGMVLATIGAALTGVPTPLVIATAVVAMVVWDVSSFGLGVTAELGHLPETRRLELFHAVVAIALGAAAVLSLSLLDVVRTSLAGEVAATVAAALAVFGVLVLLTPLRGYVAGEGRD, from the coding sequence ATGGCGCTGTTCGGTCCCCGTCTCGATCGGCCCAGTGCCCTCGGCGACGAGGGACGGCCGCGGGCGACGAGCCTGACCATCGCGTCTCTGCTGGTCTTCGGGCTGTTCGTCGTCGCGACCACCTGTCCGTGGAACTACGGCCTCCGGTTCGGCGACGGGCTGGTGCCGTCGCTGATCGTTCCCACCTGCGCCCGGCTGGGCCGGCTGACGCTCGCTTTCGGCACCGTCACGGGGCTGTTGACCGCCGGGCTCGCGCTGTTGACCCGCGAGCGGTTCGTGTCGCTGTTCGTCGGACAGATCTGCTTCCTGCCGGCCGGTGCGGCGCTGGTGGCCGGCCTCACTGGACTGGTAGTCACCAGCCCGGCCTACGGCATCTTCTTCGGCGGCTTCGCCGTGGCACTGGTCGCGCTCGGGAGCACGTGGACGGACACGACAAGTGCGTCGGCCGTCCGCCCGGCGCTGTTCCAGGAGGGGCTGACCTACCTCTCGATGGTCGGCTGGGGGATCGTCGCGCTCGTGCTCGGCGGAGCCGCCCTGCTCGTTCGCACCGTGGTCGGCCCGGCCGGGAGCGGCCCCGGTCCGACCGCGGCGCTCTCGACGTTCCTCGTCGTCGTCTTCGTCGGCGTGCTCTCTTTCCGACTGGGGCTGCGCTGGCTGCCGATCCGACAGCTCACACCCCGAAATCGCCGTGAGGCCGTCGACAGACGACTCGGACAGCTCAGGCTCGCGACCACCGTGGTCCTGATCGGGACTCTCGTCGCCGTGCTCTGTGTCCTCCCCGCCTGGTTCCTGGGGTGGTTCGACGCGGTGTACGCGCTCGTCCCGCCCGCTCGCGTGCTCTTTCCCGTCCTCGCGACGCCGATCCCGGTCGTCGCCGTCCTCGGCGTCGGCGTGGTGACGCTCGCGCTCGGACTGGTCGCGCTCACGCTGCGCCGGCTGACCCGCCCGGTCGACACGACGGCGAACCGCCTGCTCGCGCCCGTCGCGGCGGGGCTGGTGCTCGTGCTCGGATTCCTCCCCTTCGCGCTGTCGCTGATCCCGGTGCCCGGCAGCGTACCGCCCATCGTCCTCGTTGCGTTCCTGGTGCTTGGCCCGATCGCGCTCTACCTGCTCGGCTGGACGATCGTCGCCGCACAGTACCTCTCGCTCGTCCCCGAACGGGCCGGCGGGCCGGCGCTCGCGGCCGGCGGGATGGTCCTCGCCACGATCGGGGCGGCCCTCACCGGGGTGCCGACGCCGCTCGTCATCGCGACGGCCGTGGTCGCGATGGTCGTCTGGGACGTGTCCTCGTTCGGGCTGGGCGTCACCGCCGAACTGGGCCACCTCCCGGAGACGAGGCGGCTGGAGCTGTTCCACGCCGTCGTCGCGATCGCTCTCGGAGCGGCCGCGGTGCTCTCGCTGAGCCTGCTCGACGTGGTGCGTACCTCTCTGGCCGGCGAGGTCGCGGCGACCGTCGCGGCCGCCCTGGCCGTCTTCGGCGTCCTGGTGTTACTGACGCCGCTGCGGGGATACGTCGCCGGGGAAGGGAGAGATTGA
- a CDS encoding MoxR family ATPase: MVHHSGGDTVEDGAQTCLSVVERIEEAAVVERTVLHEVLSAVLAKGHVLLEDVPGTGKTVTARVLAEALGLEFTRIQFTPDLLPADVTGSNVYNEHEGAFEFAPGPIFANVVLADEINRAPPKTQSALLEAMEEGQVSVDGTTHELPDPFVVVATQNPIEQEGTFRLPEAQRDRFSVKTSLGYPSVDGEMELLDRRAQRRTLAPSVEPVIEEATVRELQDLAEDVSVRVPVRRYIVDIARETRADERSEVGVSPRGVQRVFEAARASAVLAGRDYVVPDDVKRLAVATMAHRVVLSTNATVEGTEAADIVRDALDRVEVPAVSPDAPDSEAGTDESAAESPEQSAETTPATEQATNGHEEPSGDVSTDASAPDSTTTDGDTEPDGSDDDLF, translated from the coding sequence ATGGTCCACCATTCCGGCGGCGACACGGTCGAAGATGGAGCCCAGACCTGCCTCTCCGTCGTCGAGCGTATCGAGGAAGCCGCCGTCGTCGAGCGCACCGTCCTCCACGAAGTCCTGTCTGCCGTCCTCGCGAAGGGCCACGTCCTGCTGGAGGACGTGCCCGGCACCGGCAAGACGGTCACCGCCCGCGTCCTCGCAGAGGCGCTCGGCCTGGAGTTCACCCGCATCCAGTTCACGCCGGACCTGCTGCCGGCGGACGTGACTGGCTCGAACGTCTACAACGAACACGAGGGTGCCTTCGAGTTCGCTCCGGGGCCGATCTTCGCCAACGTCGTGCTGGCCGACGAGATCAACCGCGCGCCGCCCAAGACCCAGTCGGCGCTGCTGGAGGCCATGGAGGAGGGACAGGTCAGCGTCGACGGGACGACACACGAACTGCCCGACCCCTTCGTCGTCGTGGCGACCCAGAACCCGATCGAACAGGAGGGGACCTTTCGGCTCCCCGAGGCACAGCGAGACCGCTTCAGCGTCAAGACCTCGCTGGGGTACCCCTCCGTCGACGGCGAGATGGAGCTGCTCGACCGGCGAGCGCAGCGCCGGACGCTCGCCCCGAGCGTCGAGCCGGTGATCGAGGAGGCCACCGTCCGCGAGCTACAGGACCTCGCCGAGGACGTCTCGGTGCGGGTCCCGGTCCGACGGTACATCGTCGACATCGCCCGAGAGACACGGGCCGACGAGCGATCCGAGGTCGGCGTCTCTCCCCGCGGCGTCCAGCGGGTGTTCGAGGCTGCGCGTGCCAGCGCTGTCCTCGCGGGTCGGGACTACGTCGTCCCGGACGACGTGAAACGTCTCGCCGTGGCGACGATGGCCCACCGGGTCGTGCTCTCGACGAACGCCACCGTCGAGGGCACCGAGGCCGCCGATATCGTTCGCGACGCGCTGGACCGCGTCGAGGTGCCGGCCGTCTCGCCCGACGCCCCCGACTCGGAGGCCGGCACAGACGAGTCGGCCGCGGAGTCGCCAGAGCAGTCCGCCGAGACGACGCCTGCGACCGAGCAGGCGACCAACGGCCACGAGGAGCCGTCTGGCGACGTGTCGACGGACGCGTCCGCTCCCGACTCCACGACGACCGACGGCGACACAGAGCCCGACGGATCGGACGACGACCTGTTTTGA